A window of Pan paniscus chromosome 10, NHGRI_mPanPan1-v2.0_pri, whole genome shotgun sequence contains these coding sequences:
- the PIANP gene encoding PILR alpha-associated neural protein isoform X1, giving the protein MESRMWPALLLSHLLPLWPLLLLPLPPPAQGSSSSPRTPPAPARPPCARGGPSAPRHVCVWERAPPPSRSPRVPRSRRQVLPGTAPPATPSGFEEGPPSSQYPWAIVWGPTVSREDGGDPNSANPGFLDYGFAAPHGLATPHPNSDSMRGDGDGLILGEAPATLRPFLFGGRGEGVDPQLYVTITISIIIVLVATGIIFKFCWDRSQKRRRPSGQQGALRQEESQQPLTDLSPAGVTVLGAFGDSPTPTPDHEEPRGGPRPGMPHPKGAPAFQLNRIPLVNL; this is encoded by the exons ATGGAGTCCAGGATGTG GCCTGCGCTGCTGCTgtcccacctcctccctctctggcCACTGCTGTTGCTGCCCCTCCCACCGCCTGCTCAGGGCTCTTCATCCTCCCCTCGAACCCCACCAGCCCCAGCCCGCCCCCCGTGTGCCAGGGGAGGCCCCTCGGCCCCACGTCATGTGTGCGTGTGGGAGCGAGCACCTCCACCAAGCCGATCTCCTCGGGTCCCAAGATCACGTCGGCAAGTCCTGCCTGGCACTGCACCCCCAGCCACCCCATCAGGCTTTGAGGAGGGGCCGCCCTCATCCCAGTACCCCTGGGCTATCGTGTGGGGTCCCACCGTGTCTCGAGAGGATGGAGGGGACCCCAACTCTGCCAATCCCGGATTTCTGGACTATGGTTTTGCAGCCCCTCATGGGCTCGCAACCCCACACCCCAACTCAGACTCCATGCGAGGTGATGGAGATGGGCTTATCCTTggagaggcacctgccaccctgcGGCCATTCCTGTTCGGGGGCCGTGGGGAAG GTGTGGACCCCCAGCTCTATGTCACAATTACCATCTCCATCATCATTGTTCTCGTGGCCACTGGCATCATCTTCAAGTTCTG CTGGGACCGCAGCCAGAAGCGACGCAGACCCTCAGGGCAGCAAGgtgccctgaggcaggaggagagccAGCAGCCACTGACAGACCTGTCCCCGGCCGGAGTCACTGTGCTGGGGGCCTTCGGGGACTCGCCTACCCCCACCCCTGACCATGAGGAGCCCCGAGGGGGACCCCGGCCTGGGATGCCCCACCCCAAGGGGGCTCCAGCCTTCCAGTTGAACCG GATTCCCCTGGTGAATCTGTGA
- the PIANP gene encoding PILR alpha-associated neural protein isoform X2 translates to MESRMWPALLLSHLLPLWPLLLLPLPPPAQGSSSSPRTPPAPARPPCARGGPSAPRHVCVWERAPPPSRSPRVPRSRRQVLPGTAPPATPSGFEEGPPSSQYPWAIVWGPTVSREDGGDPNSANPGFLDYGFAAPHGLATPHPNSDSMRGDGDGLILGEAPATLRPFLFGGRGEGVDPQLYVTITISIIIVLVATGIIFKFCWDRSQKRRRPSGQQGALRQEESQQPLTDLSPAGVTVLGAFGDSPTPTPDHEEPRGGPRPGMPHPKGAPAFQLNRNLVLVR, encoded by the exons ATGGAGTCCAGGATGTG GCCTGCGCTGCTGCTgtcccacctcctccctctctggcCACTGCTGTTGCTGCCCCTCCCACCGCCTGCTCAGGGCTCTTCATCCTCCCCTCGAACCCCACCAGCCCCAGCCCGCCCCCCGTGTGCCAGGGGAGGCCCCTCGGCCCCACGTCATGTGTGCGTGTGGGAGCGAGCACCTCCACCAAGCCGATCTCCTCGGGTCCCAAGATCACGTCGGCAAGTCCTGCCTGGCACTGCACCCCCAGCCACCCCATCAGGCTTTGAGGAGGGGCCGCCCTCATCCCAGTACCCCTGGGCTATCGTGTGGGGTCCCACCGTGTCTCGAGAGGATGGAGGGGACCCCAACTCTGCCAATCCCGGATTTCTGGACTATGGTTTTGCAGCCCCTCATGGGCTCGCAACCCCACACCCCAACTCAGACTCCATGCGAGGTGATGGAGATGGGCTTATCCTTggagaggcacctgccaccctgcGGCCATTCCTGTTCGGGGGCCGTGGGGAAG GTGTGGACCCCCAGCTCTATGTCACAATTACCATCTCCATCATCATTGTTCTCGTGGCCACTGGCATCATCTTCAAGTTCTG CTGGGACCGCAGCCAGAAGCGACGCAGACCCTCAGGGCAGCAAGgtgccctgaggcaggaggagagccAGCAGCCACTGACAGACCTGTCCCCGGCCGGAGTCACTGTGCTGGGGGCCTTCGGGGACTCGCCTACCCCCACCCCTGACCATGAGGAGCCCCGAGGGGGACCCCGGCCTGGGATGCCCCACCCCAAGGGGGCTCCAGCCTTCCAGTTGAACCG